Proteins encoded together in one Microplitis mediator isolate UGA2020A chromosome 7, iyMicMedi2.1, whole genome shotgun sequence window:
- the LOC130670774 gene encoding DNA repair and recombination protein RAD54-like isoform X1 gives MSATFTLIFKFIIRRSSAPSQSGKRPLFSDLENQSPINSVNISIKPNENASVVVHREKRLKSSKFKQIVIPERKALDLNSHDVSTTKEVISDHEEKIRQMLNKPFKIPIPGYELSGRFLGAKFSGPRRALHDPYGANALVVYSPPELSEHERLKIDESKQLVHVVVDPLLCNILRPHQREGVKFMYECVTGVRIENAHGCIMADEMGLGKTLQCITLLWTLLKQGPEAKPLIEKAIIVAPSSLVKNWYNEIFKWLGNRVRPLAIDGGSKSDIDAKLVGFMKTYGRRCVNPILIISYETFRLHSHVLHNDEVGLVLCDEGHRLKNSENLTYQSLMGLKAKRRVLLSGTPIQNDLLEYFSLVHFVNQGLLGTAQEFRKKFENPILRGQDAAATDSERAIAQERLNELVTVVNKCLIRRTSALLSKYLPIKYELVVCIKMTQLQTQLYKNFINSDSIKKSMQNHESEKKKGGGTLSALSAITLLKKLCNHPDLVYEKILANSDGFEGASKLLPPNYSTKEVSPELSGKLMVLDCLLASIKSTTSDKIVLVSNYTQTLDLFEKLSHKRQYRYVRLDGTMSIKKRSKVVDSFNNPDSGDFIFMLSSKAGGCGLNLIGANRLVMFDPDWNPANDDQAMARVWRDGQKKPCFVYRFLTTGTIEEKIFQRQAHKKALSSTVVDQEDDVCRHFTLNDLRDLFKLEENTVSDTHSKFKCKRCVAGVEVKGPPEQSDCNSDLADWRHAHNSRNLPDIPLRQCWSSGISFTFHHRSTEQVKDKKECEEKSDETEMET, from the exons atgtctgctacattcacactcatatttaagttcattatt aggcGATCATCAGCTCCCAGCCAATCTGGGAAACGACCATTATTTTCTGATCTAGAAAACCAGTCACCAATTAATAGTGTCAATATATCAATTAAGCCAAACGAAAATGCTTCTGTAGTTGTACATAGagaaaaaagattaaaatcatcaaaatttaaacaaattgttATACCTGAGCGTAAAGCTTTAGACTTGAATTCTCACGATGTTTCAACTACTAAAGAAGTTATATCAGACCAt gaAGAAAAAATTCGTCAAATGCTCAATAAACCGTTTAAAATTCCGATACCTGGTTACGAGCTGTCTGGTCGATTTCTTGGAGCTAAATTTTCAGGTCCTCGTAGAGCTTTACATGATCCCTATGGAGCAAATGCTTTAGTTGTTTATTCTCCACCGGAATTATCCGAGCACGAAAGACTTAAAATTGATGA gaGTAAACAGTTAGTACATGTAGTCGTTGATCCTCTtctttgtaatattttaagaCCGCATCAAAGGGAAggtgttaaatttatgtaCGAGTGTGTCACAGGAGTTAGAATTGAAAATGCTCATGGATGTATTATGGCTGATGAAATGGGTCTTGGAAAAACTCTTCAGTGTATAACACTGTTGTGGACTCTATTGAAGCAAGGTCCTGAAGCTAAACCCTTGATTGAAAAAGCAATTATCGTTGCACCCAGTTCATTGGTTAAAAATTggtataatgaaatttttaagtggTTAGGGAATCGTGTCCGACCTTTAGCTATTGATGGTGGAAGCAAAAGTGATATCGATGCAAAACTTGTTGGATTCATGAAAACTTATGGTAGACGATGTGTTAAtccaattttaataattagttatGAAACATTTCGTCTTCATTCACATGTTCTTCATAATGATGAAGTTGGACTTGTCCTCTGTGATGAAGGGcatcgtttaaaaaattcggaaaATCTAACTTATCAATCATTAATGGGTTTAAAAGCTAAACGACGTGTTTTACTCAGTGGAACACCTATACAAAATGAtttacttgaatatttttcacttGTACATTTTGTAAATCAAGGACTGCTAGGTACTGCACaagaatttagaaaaaaattcgaaaatccAATTTTACGTGGGCAAGATGCCGCTGCAACTGATTCAGAGAGAGCTATTGCACAAGAGAGACTTAATGAATTAGTTACCGTTGTAAATAAATGTTTGATAAGAAGAACAAGTGCCTTACTATCTAAATACTTACCAATTAAATATGAACTTGTTGTGTGTATTAAAATGACACAGTTACAGACACagctttataaaaattttatcaacagtgattctattaaaaaatcaatgcaaa atCATGAGAGTGAAAAAAAGAAAGGTGGTGGTACACTTTCAGCTCTATCAGCaattacattattaaaaaaactgtgCAATCATCCGGACCTtgtctatgaaaaaattttagcaaaTTCGGATGGGTTTGAAGGAGCTTCAAAGTTGCTTCCTCCTAATTACAGTACAAA agAAGTATCTCCTGAATTATCAGGCAAATTGATGGTACTAGATTGTCTCTTGGCTTCAATAAAATCCACGACATCTGATAAAATAGTATTGGTGTCAAATTATACACAGACGCTTGatctttttgaaaaactttctCATAAAAGACAATATCGTTATGTCCGTCTTGACGGTACTATGTCAATAAAGAAACGATCAAAAGTTGTTGACAGCTTTAATAATCCTGACAGTGGtgatttcatttttatgttaagttctaaagctggagGTTGTGGTTTGAATTTAATCGGAGCCAATCGATTAGTCATGTTTGATCCAGATTGGAATCCAGCAAACGATGATCAAGCTATGGCACGAGTTTGGCGTGATGGCCAGAAAAAACCATGTTTTGTCTACCGCTTTTtaact aCTGGAACaatagaagaaaaaattttccaacgaCAAGCTCACAAAAAAGCACTTAGTTCAACAGTTGTTGATCAAGAGGATGATGTTTGTCGACACTTTACACTTAACGATCTTCGGGATCTCTTCAAACTTGAAGAAAATACTGTTTCTGATACGCATTCAAAGTTCAAGTGCAAACGATGTGTAGCTGGCGTCGAAGTAAAAGGACCACCAGAGCAATCCGATTGTAATTCAGATTTAGCAGACTGGAGACATGCTCATAATTCACGAAATCTTCCAGATATACCATTACGACAATGTTGGTCGAGTGGTATTTCATTTACATTTCATCATCGTTCTACAGAACaagtaaaagataaaaaagaaTGTGAAGAAAAATCTGATGAAACCGAAATGGAAACGTAA
- the LOC130670774 gene encoding DNA repair and recombination protein RAD54-like isoform X2 encodes MISPPFFLSRRSSAPSQSGKRPLFSDLENQSPINSVNISIKPNENASVVVHREKRLKSSKFKQIVIPERKALDLNSHDVSTTKEVISDHEEKIRQMLNKPFKIPIPGYELSGRFLGAKFSGPRRALHDPYGANALVVYSPPELSEHERLKIDESKQLVHVVVDPLLCNILRPHQREGVKFMYECVTGVRIENAHGCIMADEMGLGKTLQCITLLWTLLKQGPEAKPLIEKAIIVAPSSLVKNWYNEIFKWLGNRVRPLAIDGGSKSDIDAKLVGFMKTYGRRCVNPILIISYETFRLHSHVLHNDEVGLVLCDEGHRLKNSENLTYQSLMGLKAKRRVLLSGTPIQNDLLEYFSLVHFVNQGLLGTAQEFRKKFENPILRGQDAAATDSERAIAQERLNELVTVVNKCLIRRTSALLSKYLPIKYELVVCIKMTQLQTQLYKNFINSDSIKKSMQNHESEKKKGGGTLSALSAITLLKKLCNHPDLVYEKILANSDGFEGASKLLPPNYSTKEVSPELSGKLMVLDCLLASIKSTTSDKIVLVSNYTQTLDLFEKLSHKRQYRYVRLDGTMSIKKRSKVVDSFNNPDSGDFIFMLSSKAGGCGLNLIGANRLVMFDPDWNPANDDQAMARVWRDGQKKPCFVYRFLTTGTIEEKIFQRQAHKKALSSTVVDQEDDVCRHFTLNDLRDLFKLEENTVSDTHSKFKCKRCVAGVEVKGPPEQSDCNSDLADWRHAHNSRNLPDIPLRQCWSSGISFTFHHRSTEQVKDKKECEEKSDETEMET; translated from the exons aggcGATCATCAGCTCCCAGCCAATCTGGGAAACGACCATTATTTTCTGATCTAGAAAACCAGTCACCAATTAATAGTGTCAATATATCAATTAAGCCAAACGAAAATGCTTCTGTAGTTGTACATAGagaaaaaagattaaaatcatcaaaatttaaacaaattgttATACCTGAGCGTAAAGCTTTAGACTTGAATTCTCACGATGTTTCAACTACTAAAGAAGTTATATCAGACCAt gaAGAAAAAATTCGTCAAATGCTCAATAAACCGTTTAAAATTCCGATACCTGGTTACGAGCTGTCTGGTCGATTTCTTGGAGCTAAATTTTCAGGTCCTCGTAGAGCTTTACATGATCCCTATGGAGCAAATGCTTTAGTTGTTTATTCTCCACCGGAATTATCCGAGCACGAAAGACTTAAAATTGATGA gaGTAAACAGTTAGTACATGTAGTCGTTGATCCTCTtctttgtaatattttaagaCCGCATCAAAGGGAAggtgttaaatttatgtaCGAGTGTGTCACAGGAGTTAGAATTGAAAATGCTCATGGATGTATTATGGCTGATGAAATGGGTCTTGGAAAAACTCTTCAGTGTATAACACTGTTGTGGACTCTATTGAAGCAAGGTCCTGAAGCTAAACCCTTGATTGAAAAAGCAATTATCGTTGCACCCAGTTCATTGGTTAAAAATTggtataatgaaatttttaagtggTTAGGGAATCGTGTCCGACCTTTAGCTATTGATGGTGGAAGCAAAAGTGATATCGATGCAAAACTTGTTGGATTCATGAAAACTTATGGTAGACGATGTGTTAAtccaattttaataattagttatGAAACATTTCGTCTTCATTCACATGTTCTTCATAATGATGAAGTTGGACTTGTCCTCTGTGATGAAGGGcatcgtttaaaaaattcggaaaATCTAACTTATCAATCATTAATGGGTTTAAAAGCTAAACGACGTGTTTTACTCAGTGGAACACCTATACAAAATGAtttacttgaatatttttcacttGTACATTTTGTAAATCAAGGACTGCTAGGTACTGCACaagaatttagaaaaaaattcgaaaatccAATTTTACGTGGGCAAGATGCCGCTGCAACTGATTCAGAGAGAGCTATTGCACAAGAGAGACTTAATGAATTAGTTACCGTTGTAAATAAATGTTTGATAAGAAGAACAAGTGCCTTACTATCTAAATACTTACCAATTAAATATGAACTTGTTGTGTGTATTAAAATGACACAGTTACAGACACagctttataaaaattttatcaacagtgattctattaaaaaatcaatgcaaa atCATGAGAGTGAAAAAAAGAAAGGTGGTGGTACACTTTCAGCTCTATCAGCaattacattattaaaaaaactgtgCAATCATCCGGACCTtgtctatgaaaaaattttagcaaaTTCGGATGGGTTTGAAGGAGCTTCAAAGTTGCTTCCTCCTAATTACAGTACAAA agAAGTATCTCCTGAATTATCAGGCAAATTGATGGTACTAGATTGTCTCTTGGCTTCAATAAAATCCACGACATCTGATAAAATAGTATTGGTGTCAAATTATACACAGACGCTTGatctttttgaaaaactttctCATAAAAGACAATATCGTTATGTCCGTCTTGACGGTACTATGTCAATAAAGAAACGATCAAAAGTTGTTGACAGCTTTAATAATCCTGACAGTGGtgatttcatttttatgttaagttctaaagctggagGTTGTGGTTTGAATTTAATCGGAGCCAATCGATTAGTCATGTTTGATCCAGATTGGAATCCAGCAAACGATGATCAAGCTATGGCACGAGTTTGGCGTGATGGCCAGAAAAAACCATGTTTTGTCTACCGCTTTTtaact aCTGGAACaatagaagaaaaaattttccaacgaCAAGCTCACAAAAAAGCACTTAGTTCAACAGTTGTTGATCAAGAGGATGATGTTTGTCGACACTTTACACTTAACGATCTTCGGGATCTCTTCAAACTTGAAGAAAATACTGTTTCTGATACGCATTCAAAGTTCAAGTGCAAACGATGTGTAGCTGGCGTCGAAGTAAAAGGACCACCAGAGCAATCCGATTGTAATTCAGATTTAGCAGACTGGAGACATGCTCATAATTCACGAAATCTTCCAGATATACCATTACGACAATGTTGGTCGAGTGGTATTTCATTTACATTTCATCATCGTTCTACAGAACaagtaaaagataaaaaagaaTGTGAAGAAAAATCTGATGAAACCGAAATGGAAACGTAA
- the LOC130670774 gene encoding DNA repair and recombination protein RAD54-like isoform X3: MRRSSAPSQSGKRPLFSDLENQSPINSVNISIKPNENASVVVHREKRLKSSKFKQIVIPERKALDLNSHDVSTTKEVISDHEEKIRQMLNKPFKIPIPGYELSGRFLGAKFSGPRRALHDPYGANALVVYSPPELSEHERLKIDESKQLVHVVVDPLLCNILRPHQREGVKFMYECVTGVRIENAHGCIMADEMGLGKTLQCITLLWTLLKQGPEAKPLIEKAIIVAPSSLVKNWYNEIFKWLGNRVRPLAIDGGSKSDIDAKLVGFMKTYGRRCVNPILIISYETFRLHSHVLHNDEVGLVLCDEGHRLKNSENLTYQSLMGLKAKRRVLLSGTPIQNDLLEYFSLVHFVNQGLLGTAQEFRKKFENPILRGQDAAATDSERAIAQERLNELVTVVNKCLIRRTSALLSKYLPIKYELVVCIKMTQLQTQLYKNFINSDSIKKSMQNHESEKKKGGGTLSALSAITLLKKLCNHPDLVYEKILANSDGFEGASKLLPPNYSTKEVSPELSGKLMVLDCLLASIKSTTSDKIVLVSNYTQTLDLFEKLSHKRQYRYVRLDGTMSIKKRSKVVDSFNNPDSGDFIFMLSSKAGGCGLNLIGANRLVMFDPDWNPANDDQAMARVWRDGQKKPCFVYRFLTTGTIEEKIFQRQAHKKALSSTVVDQEDDVCRHFTLNDLRDLFKLEENTVSDTHSKFKCKRCVAGVEVKGPPEQSDCNSDLADWRHAHNSRNLPDIPLRQCWSSGISFTFHHRSTEQVKDKKECEEKSDETEMET; the protein is encoded by the exons atg aggcGATCATCAGCTCCCAGCCAATCTGGGAAACGACCATTATTTTCTGATCTAGAAAACCAGTCACCAATTAATAGTGTCAATATATCAATTAAGCCAAACGAAAATGCTTCTGTAGTTGTACATAGagaaaaaagattaaaatcatcaaaatttaaacaaattgttATACCTGAGCGTAAAGCTTTAGACTTGAATTCTCACGATGTTTCAACTACTAAAGAAGTTATATCAGACCAt gaAGAAAAAATTCGTCAAATGCTCAATAAACCGTTTAAAATTCCGATACCTGGTTACGAGCTGTCTGGTCGATTTCTTGGAGCTAAATTTTCAGGTCCTCGTAGAGCTTTACATGATCCCTATGGAGCAAATGCTTTAGTTGTTTATTCTCCACCGGAATTATCCGAGCACGAAAGACTTAAAATTGATGA gaGTAAACAGTTAGTACATGTAGTCGTTGATCCTCTtctttgtaatattttaagaCCGCATCAAAGGGAAggtgttaaatttatgtaCGAGTGTGTCACAGGAGTTAGAATTGAAAATGCTCATGGATGTATTATGGCTGATGAAATGGGTCTTGGAAAAACTCTTCAGTGTATAACACTGTTGTGGACTCTATTGAAGCAAGGTCCTGAAGCTAAACCCTTGATTGAAAAAGCAATTATCGTTGCACCCAGTTCATTGGTTAAAAATTggtataatgaaatttttaagtggTTAGGGAATCGTGTCCGACCTTTAGCTATTGATGGTGGAAGCAAAAGTGATATCGATGCAAAACTTGTTGGATTCATGAAAACTTATGGTAGACGATGTGTTAAtccaattttaataattagttatGAAACATTTCGTCTTCATTCACATGTTCTTCATAATGATGAAGTTGGACTTGTCCTCTGTGATGAAGGGcatcgtttaaaaaattcggaaaATCTAACTTATCAATCATTAATGGGTTTAAAAGCTAAACGACGTGTTTTACTCAGTGGAACACCTATACAAAATGAtttacttgaatatttttcacttGTACATTTTGTAAATCAAGGACTGCTAGGTACTGCACaagaatttagaaaaaaattcgaaaatccAATTTTACGTGGGCAAGATGCCGCTGCAACTGATTCAGAGAGAGCTATTGCACAAGAGAGACTTAATGAATTAGTTACCGTTGTAAATAAATGTTTGATAAGAAGAACAAGTGCCTTACTATCTAAATACTTACCAATTAAATATGAACTTGTTGTGTGTATTAAAATGACACAGTTACAGACACagctttataaaaattttatcaacagtgattctattaaaaaatcaatgcaaa atCATGAGAGTGAAAAAAAGAAAGGTGGTGGTACACTTTCAGCTCTATCAGCaattacattattaaaaaaactgtgCAATCATCCGGACCTtgtctatgaaaaaattttagcaaaTTCGGATGGGTTTGAAGGAGCTTCAAAGTTGCTTCCTCCTAATTACAGTACAAA agAAGTATCTCCTGAATTATCAGGCAAATTGATGGTACTAGATTGTCTCTTGGCTTCAATAAAATCCACGACATCTGATAAAATAGTATTGGTGTCAAATTATACACAGACGCTTGatctttttgaaaaactttctCATAAAAGACAATATCGTTATGTCCGTCTTGACGGTACTATGTCAATAAAGAAACGATCAAAAGTTGTTGACAGCTTTAATAATCCTGACAGTGGtgatttcatttttatgttaagttctaaagctggagGTTGTGGTTTGAATTTAATCGGAGCCAATCGATTAGTCATGTTTGATCCAGATTGGAATCCAGCAAACGATGATCAAGCTATGGCACGAGTTTGGCGTGATGGCCAGAAAAAACCATGTTTTGTCTACCGCTTTTtaact aCTGGAACaatagaagaaaaaattttccaacgaCAAGCTCACAAAAAAGCACTTAGTTCAACAGTTGTTGATCAAGAGGATGATGTTTGTCGACACTTTACACTTAACGATCTTCGGGATCTCTTCAAACTTGAAGAAAATACTGTTTCTGATACGCATTCAAAGTTCAAGTGCAAACGATGTGTAGCTGGCGTCGAAGTAAAAGGACCACCAGAGCAATCCGATTGTAATTCAGATTTAGCAGACTGGAGACATGCTCATAATTCACGAAATCTTCCAGATATACCATTACGACAATGTTGGTCGAGTGGTATTTCATTTACATTTCATCATCGTTCTACAGAACaagtaaaagataaaaaagaaTGTGAAGAAAAATCTGATGAAACCGAAATGGAAACGTAA